A genomic window from Schistocerca serialis cubense isolate TAMUIC-IGC-003099 chromosome 4, iqSchSeri2.2, whole genome shotgun sequence includes:
- the LOC126473626 gene encoding cuticle protein 18.7-like: protein MKCLIVLSAVLAVAVAKPGFLGAGIVGAGLAAPAYAAAPIAVPAIPQPPANIIIGPGGHPLDTPEVVAARGAHLTAVAQTQARDAIVNSAAILAAPAAIAAPAAIAAAPAYAVGPPALVGGLAPSIAALGPAVAGAPGALAAAAHLHAKAALLG, encoded by the exons ATGAAGTGCCTG ATTGTCCTGAGTGCGGTGCTGGCCGTGGCTGTGGCCAAGCCCGGCTTCTTGGGAGCCGGAATCGTGGGCGCCGGTCTAGCAGCCCCGGCCTACGCGGCCGCCCCCATCGCCGTGCCGGCCATCCCACAGCCTCCGGCCAACATCATCATCGGCCCCGGCGGACACCCCCTGGACACCCCTGAAGTGGTTGCCGCCCGCGGCGCGCACCTCACCGCCGTCGCCCAGACACAGGCCCGCGACGCCATCGTCAACTCGGCCGCCAtcctcgccgcccccgccgccatcgccgcccccgccgccatcgccgccgcccccgcctacgCGGTCGGTCCCCCCGCGCTGGTCGGCGGCCTCGCCCCCTCGATCGCGGCCCTGGGCCCAGCGGTGGCTGGCGCCCCTGGAGCCCTGGCTGCCGCCGCCCACCTGCACGCCAAGGCTGCCCTGCTGGGCTGA